ATTCGCCAAGCTCTTCTCCCAGCTCTTCCGTCACTCGGGTGTGGTGTTCCTGGACGCCTCTGACCCGGAGCTGCACGCCCTGGCGGCGCCGCTGTATCGAGAGGCCCTGACCGGCGCCGCCGCGTTGGAAAAGGCTCTGCTGCGCCGGAACTGGGAACTGGAATCCGCCGGGTATCATGCGCAGGCGCGGGTAACGCCTTCGTCCACACTCCTGTTCCGGACGGAGAACGGCTCCCGCGAGGCCATCCACCGCGCCGGCGAGGACTTTGTTATCGGCACGCAAAAGATCCCGGCCGCAGACCTCCAGCAGCAGCTCTCCGGCGATCCCGGGAGCTTCAGCGCCAACGTCTTGCTGCGGCCGGTGGTGCAGGACTATCTCTTACCCACGCTGGCCTATGTCGGCGGGCCGTCGGAGGTGGCCTACTTCGCCCAGGCCGCGGTGGTGTACGAAAAGCTGCTGAAGCGGGTGACGCCCATCCTGCCGCGCTTCAGTGCCACCCTGGTCGAGCCCCGCGTGAAGCGCCTCCTGGACCGCTACGGCGTCTCAGTCGCGGACTCATTCCACGGAGTGGAACGCCTGCGGGAGCTTCTGGCCGAGCACGCGATGTCCAAGGAAGTGCACGGCGCTTTCGATTCGGCCCAGGCGGCGGTGGAGTCTTCGCTGACCTCGCTGCGCCAGTCGCTCGAGAAGTTTGACCCCACGCTGGCGGAAGCCTCCGCGCGCTCGGAAGCCAAGATGCGCTACCAACTGGACCGGCTGCGCAAGCGGGTGGCCCGCGCCGAGCTCCAGCGCCAGGCGGAGCTCGGCCACCACGCGGAGCAGTTGATGGCCTGTCTGTTTCCCAACAAGAACCAGCAGGAGCGCGAGGTCGCGGGTATCTCCTTCGTCGCCCGCTACGGCCCGCAACTGCTGCTGCAGCTCTACGACGTCGTTCAGACCGACTGCCCCGACCACCAGATCCTCTATCTCTGAGTCTCCCCGCTCCATCCCTTTGGAGTATGATTTGCCCAGATGGCCAAAGGCCCGGCCCAATTCGAAGTGGCCTGTCCCTGCTGCAGCGCCGTGCTCAAAGTGGACACCGCCAGCCGCGCGGTGATCGGGCACACTGCCCCGGTCCGCCCCAGGACCTTCGCCGACATCGAGGAGGCCGCGCGCGCCATGCACGAGCAGGATGGACGCCGCGACTCCCTCTTCCGGCAATCGGTGGAGGCGGAGAAGAACAAGTCGCAACTGCTGGAGAAGAAGTTCCAGGAAGCGGTCAAGCGCGCCAAGGAATCGCCCGACACGGGACGCCCCATCCGGGACATCGACTTGGATTGATGACTGATCCCGTAATGCAATTGCAACAAGGATGATGGAGAGGGCGCGTCCGCTAGGGTGCGTAGATGTCGGGCGTCAGTTCCGGGAAGACGGAGTCGCGCTGCTCGATCTCAGCCAGCGTCTTCGCCGCTTCGGCCGATATCTCCCGCGTGGCCTCGTAGCGGTGCCAGGCGTCCAGCAAGCTGCGAAATTGCTGCAGGTGCGTGTCGAAGCGTTTTTCGGCGTAGTCCCGCGCGTG
The Terriglobales bacterium DNA segment above includes these coding regions:
- the bshC gene encoding bacillithiol biosynthesis cysteine-adding enzyme BshC; amino-acid sequence: MISECLPLSAIPHTTRLFADYLQRFSKVREFYSRPPLERAWVEGESRSLNYDPARRRAVAAILDRQNRAWSASAETLENIARFRDGAFAIVTGQQVALLGGPLFSLYKALTAIKLAAEFSRAGTECIPVFWLATEDHDLEEVNHATLLGSDGRLHRFATDSHGKENAPVSSIVLGEDIHAQVAMAAEVLGEGETAEWLRQSYRPGETLGNAFAKLFSQLFRHSGVVFLDASDPELHALAAPLYREALTGAAALEKALLRRNWELESAGYHAQARVTPSSTLLFRTENGSREAIHRAGEDFVIGTQKIPAADLQQQLSGDPGSFSANVLLRPVVQDYLLPTLAYVGGPSEVAYFAQAAVVYEKLLKRVTPILPRFSATLVEPRVKRLLDRYGVSVADSFHGVERLRELLAEHAMSKEVHGAFDSAQAAVESSLTSLRQSLEKFDPTLAEASARSEAKMRYQLDRLRKRVARAELQRQAELGHHAEQLMACLFPNKNQQEREVAGISFVARYGPQLLLQLYDVVQTDCPDHQILYL